One Diceros bicornis minor isolate mBicDic1 chromosome 11, mDicBic1.mat.cur, whole genome shotgun sequence genomic region harbors:
- the SORBS3 gene encoding vinexin has translation MQAPPCSLPTGLSLDDFIPSHLRAHLGSSSRGTWVPVIRNGGSNTLNFQFHDPAPRTVCNGYFPLRDASQHPDPAWYQTWPGPGSRPSGSQKTPASQHPQNWSATWTKDSKRRDKRWVKYEGIGPVDESGMPIAPRSSVDSPRDWYRRMFQQIHRKMPDLQQDWIFEEPAPKVASSCVTSTNSRHPGLQQRPVSRPGQASSLSGRSWDLSEEFPRSTFNCNPGASSSQLQTPNQVTRCREKVDNVWTEDYWNQFLQELETGQKPKKPLVDDPVEKPSQPIEVLLERELAKLSAELDKDLRAIETRQPSPKSSQSPRRSREPRPRAGPASAWSSSAPNALYLGPSRPLSPHRMADGGSPFLGRRDFVYPSSTRDPSASERGGSPARKEEKKRKAARLKFDFQAQSPKELTLKKGDIVYIHKEVDKNWLEGEHHGRLGIFPANYVEVLPADEIPKPIKPPTYQVLEYGEAVAQYNFKGDLEVELSFRKGERICLIRKVNENWYEGRISGTGRQGIFPVSYVQVCREPRVRVCDDGPQLPASPRLTTAHLARHPSSPLAPRSPADPTDSGGRTSPRRTGFSFSAQEARPQTQSLSTPGSALSHPGGSSRPLDLGTSSPNTTQIHWTPYRAMYQYRPQNEDELELREGDRVDVMQQCDDGWFVGVSRRTQKFGTFPGNYVAPV, from the exons ATGCAGGCCCCACCCTGCAGCCTCCCCACTGGGCTCAGCCTGGATGACTTCATCCCTAGCCACCTCCGGGCCCACCTAGGGTCATCCTCCCGGGGTACATGG GTGCCTGTGATCCGGAATGGTGGCTCCAACACCCTTAATTTCCAGTTCCATGACCCTGCGCCCAGGACTGTATGCAATGGGTACTTCCCACTGAGAGATGCTTCCCAGCACCCAG ACCCTGCTTGGTATCAGACCTGGCCAGGCCCTGGGAGCCGGCCCTCTGGGAGCCAGAAGACCCCAGCCTCCCAGCATCCCCAGAACTGGTCAGCCACGTGGACTAAGGACAGCAAACGTCGGGACAAGCGCTGGGTCAAGTACGAGGGAATCGGGCCTGTGGATGAGAGCGGCATGCCTATCGCCCCCCGATCT agtgttGACAGCCCCAGGGACTGGTACCGGAGAATGTTCCAGCAGATTCACCGGAAAATGCCAG ACCTGCAGCAGGACTGGATCTTTGAGGAACCTGCACCCAAAG tggcttcctcatgtgtcaCCTCTACAAACTCAAGGCATCCAGGGCTCCAGCAAAGACCTGtctccaggccaggccaggcctcaTCTCTGAGCGG AAGAAGCTGGGACCTCTCTGAAGAGTTTCCTAGAAGCACCTTCAACTGTAATCCTGGAGCATCCTCCTCCCAGCTCCAGACCCCAAATCAG GTGACCCGATGCCGAGAGAAAGTGGACAATGTCTGGACGGAAGATTATTGGAACCAGTTTCTGCAAGAACTAGAGACTGGGCAGAAG CCCAAGAAACCACTTGTGGATGACCCTGTTGAGAAGCCCTCCCAGCCCATCGAG GTCCTGCTGGAGAGAGAGCTGGCCAAGCTGAGCGCGGAGCTGGACAAGGACCTGCGGGCAATTGAAACCCGGCAGCCATCCCCTAAG AGCTCCCAGTCGCCTCGACGGTCGCGGGAGCCGCGGCCCCGCGCCGG CCCGGCCTCCGCCTGGAGCTCCAGCGCGCCGAATGCACTTTACCTGGGTCCTTCTCGGCCCCTGAGCCCTCACAGAATGGCGGATGGAGGAAGCCCCTTCCTAGGTCGTAGGGACTTTGTCTACCCTTCCTCCACCCGAG ACCCTAGTGCCTCTGAACGAGGGGGCAGCCCAgccaggaaggaagagaaaaag AGGAAGGCCGCCAGGCTCAAGTTTGACTTCCAGGCACAGTCCCCCAA GGAGCTGACTCTGAAGAAGGGCGACATTGTCTACATCCACAAGGAGGTGGACAAGAACTGGCTGGAGGGGGAACACCATGGCAGGCTGGGCATCTTCCCTGCTAATTACGTGGAG GTGCTGCCTGCAGATGAGATCCCCAAGCCCATCAAGCCCCCCACCTACCAGGTGCTGGAGTATGGAGAAGCTGTGGCCCAGTACAACTTCAAGGGGGATCTGGAGGTGGAGCTGTCCTTTCGCAAG GGGGAGCGCATCTGCCTGATCCGCAAGGTGAACGAGAACTGGTACGAAGGGCGCATCTCGGGCACAGGGCGCCAGGGCATCTTCCCTGTCAGCTACGTGCAGGTGTGCCGCGAGCCCCGGGTCCGGGTCTGCGACGACGGCCCCCAGCTCCCTGCGTCTCCCCGCCTGACCACCGCCCATCTTGCCCGTCACCCCAGCTCCCCGTTAGCACCGCGCAGCCCAGCTGATCCCACCGATTCAGGGGGCCGAACCTCCCCTCGCCGCACTGGCTTCTCCTTCTCTGCCCAGGAGGCCAGACCACAGACCCAG AGTCTCAGCACCCCTGGGTCAGCTCTGTCCCATCCTGGAGGCTCCAGCCgtcccctggacctggggacctCCTCCCCCAACACTACTCAGATACACTGGACCCC GTACCGGGCGATGTACCAGTACAGGCCCCAGAACGAAGACGAGCTGGAGCTGCGGGAGGGGGATCGGGTGGATGTCATGCAGCAGTGTGACGATGGCTGGTTTGTGG